One region of Nothobranchius furzeri strain GRZ-AD chromosome 16, NfurGRZ-RIMD1, whole genome shotgun sequence genomic DNA includes:
- the LOC129166592 gene encoding uncharacterized protein, protein MAAVGALVVLSVLLSQGSSLDGPKNLRAGDELQVKREGLFPSDSALKKLFSVLEKGAKVPVLKVKRETNVTLVQCGNSTAAACSVVNRITYDQSSATAQLVGLEPAQGEVVSHLYMWPPHHGPMPFPMWPPHHGPMPFPMWPPHHGPMPFPTRPPHHGPMPFPTRPPHHGPMTFPTRPPHHGPMTFPTRPPHHRPWLQK, encoded by the exons ATGGCTGCAGTTGGAGCGCTGGTTGTGTTGAGTGTGTTGCTGAGTCAAG GTTCTTCATTAGATGGACCCAAAAACCTGAGAGCTGGTGACGAGCTGCAGGTTAAACGGGAAG GCCTGTTCCCAAGCGACTCTGCTCTGAAGAAGCTGTTTTCTGTCCTGGAGAAAGGGGCCAAAG TTCCAGTCCTCAAAGTAAAAAGGGAAACAAATGTGACGCTTGTACAATGTGGCAACTCTACTGCTGCTGCATGCAGTGTGGTCAACAGAATTACATATGATCAGAGCTCTGCAACAGCCCAGCTTGTAGGATTGGAACCAGCTCAGGGAGAAGTGGTCTCACATTTGTACATGTGGCCCCCCCACCACGGGCCCATGCCGTTCCCGATGTGGCCCCCCCACCACGGGCCCATGCCGTTCCCGATGTGGCCCCCCCACCACGGGCCCATGCCGTTCCCGACGCGGCCCCCCCACCACGGGCCCATGCCGTTCCCGACGCGGCCCCCCCACCACGGGCCCATGACGTTCCCGACGCGGCCCCCCCACCACGGGCCCATGACGTTCCCGACGCGGCCCCCCCACCACAGGCCCTGGTTGCAGAAATAG